The following proteins are encoded in a genomic region of Triticum dicoccoides isolate Atlit2015 ecotype Zavitan chromosome 1B, WEW_v2.0, whole genome shotgun sequence:
- the LOC119349299 gene encoding uncharacterized protein LOC119349299, with product MQPTSPGRATTGCSRTRTRPGAGIPSRGKPNNTLAQNKKEGGEEEEEKGALDAEEEEEEKKSLYLRPQSSRPENPSSENRRWARRCARRRRSARKAQAATVAPPTSSSPFPSQMAFPAAVVALAARRTAKATNIGSLAILSSLTLATQVWESWELLRDDKCLCAEIFFWCVC from the exons ATGCAGCCAACAA GTCCTGGTCGGGCTACCACTGGATGCTCCAGGACACGAACCAGGCCAGGAGCTGGCATCCCCAGCAGGGGCAAACCAAACAACACCTTAGCTCAAAACAAAAAAG agggaggggaggaggaagaggagaagggagcGCTcgacgccgaggaggaggaggaggagaagaagagcctGTACCTGAGACCCCAGTCGAGTCGACCGGAGAACCCGTCGTCTGAGAACAGGCGGTGGGCCAGGCGGTGCGCCAGGCGGCGGAGGTCGGCGCGGAAGGCCCAGGCGGCGACCGTGGCGCCGCCGACCAGCAGCAGCCCCTTCCCGTCCCAGATGGCCTTCCCCGCGGCGGTGGTGGCGTTGGccgcgcggcggacggcaaaggcgacGAACATCGGGAGTCTCGCCATTCTCTCTTCTCTAACCCTAGCAACACAGGTTTGGGAAAGTTGGGAGTTGTTGCGCGATGACAAATGTCTGTGCGCTGAGATTTTTTTTTGGTGTGTGTGCTAA